The Camelina sativa cultivar DH55 chromosome 16, Cs, whole genome shotgun sequence sequence tttatttttagtattcatttatttttaataaatttacagattaaaaaaaagttataaactgGAATAAATTAATTCTTgtatttggaattttgatttatgAATGGTGACTGCGGTCACGGCGACCAAATCCGTCAGCGATTTAGGCCGCCCCAAAAATAGGGCAGTCAGTAGACCACTGTggaccaactctatttgtacACAAAAACGGTTCGCAGcggttttctttctattatctTTAAACCACACCGCTGCGGACTGTATTTGATGATTGTTGAATAAAAAACGGTCAAATCCGCTGATTGATTTGTCCGCCTTAACCGCTGTAACCATTCACACTTGAATGTTTTTGCGTTTTGTTTAACATATGCAAGTGTAAATCATCTTTCTTTCTAAAATGTAACACCCCTTGTAAACGATTGAGCCAACCGCACTTGGGTACTGatatttgttgttgtaattttctAAAAGGGTTCTTTTTATcttcatttttctattttggttcTTGAATTTTGATTAAGTTTTTAAAGTATGTTGAAAAGTAGAAACGTACATATGTGTATCGAGAAACGATCTCTGACTTCTGATGTTATGCTTTCACTAGCCCATCTTTAtagaaaacatacaaaaagatttgattcGTTTTTTCCTTGGAATTAATGTTACCGAGAAGTTCTGATACTGCAGTGAACTGCTTAAAACGCTTTTTTTCTGTAACCAAAACCTTGGGTTTATTGTTTTGGTAACAATGCACAATGGGCAACCACAAAGAGGAGTTCATGTGTGAAGCACTAAGGgaaaaagatttataaaaaaaaagagaattagattaaaaagagaaacaaacaagctGGTGTTTGGGTTTTCGAGCCTTTGAGGTTGGTGGGTGTGTTGTTGTGAATCTCTAAGTTTTCTGTAAATTATATAGTACTATTAACtttataagtaatttttttttcagtgacCCTTTTAAGCTTTCTTGAAAACAAGATTGAGCATAGATCACTTCTAAGATTCTtagctttgttttctcttttgtgttgaGAGTCTTGTGTGCAATAACTTCataaagagaaaatgaagtttATGAAACTTGGAACCAAACCTGATTCGTTTCAATCTAAAGGAGACAATGTTAGGTTtgtaaaaacagtttttttagcTTTCTGTCTCATGATtcttaaacaatgtttttattttaactgGTATTGCTTTTCTTGCTCTTAGGTATGTCACAACTGAGTTAGAAACAGAGATCATCGTAATCGTTGGCAATGTCAAATTCTATCTCCATAAggtatgataaaaaaaatcttacctttttaaaacatcaaagaaCAGGCAAAAGCAAGAGTTTAATGTTTTGCGTGTGTTTTCAGTTCCCATTGCTGTCCAAAAGCGGATTCTTGCAGAAACTCATAGCAACATCAAAAaatgaagagaaggagaagaaccaAATTAATGAGATTGACATATCAGAGATTCCTGGTGGTTCTGTTGCTTTTGAGATTTGTGTAAAGTTCTGTTATGGCATCATGGTAACTTTAAACGCTTACAATGTGGTCGCAGCTCGTTGCGCAGCTGAGTTCTTAGAGATGAATGAAACGTTTGAGAAAAGCAATCTCGTTTACAAGATTGATGTTTTCTTGAACTCAACTATCTTCCGTAGTTGGAAAGATTCTATCATTGTTCTGCAGACCACAAAAGATCTCTTGTCTAATTACTTGGACGAGCTCGTGAAGCGTTGTCTCAACTCTATTGCTTCAACAGCCTCGACTGACACCTCGAAAGTCAAGTGGTCTTACAGTTAcaacaggaagaagaagcttgagaagGTGGGAAAACCCGAAGATCAAGCCGTTCCAAAAGACTGGTGGGTCGAAGATTTATGCGAACTTCacattgatttatataaacaagCCATCGAAGCAATCAAGAACCGAGGGAAAGTACCAAATAACGTTATAGGAGAAGCGTTACACGCTTatgcaagaagaagaatatcaGGTTTTAGCAAAGGCTTAGTGCAAACCATTGATAGATCTTTGACTGATATAATCATAGAACTTATCCCGGATGAGAAAGGAAGTCTTTCTTCTAGTTTCTTGACCAAGTTACATCGAGCATCGATGTTTCTTGGGTGTGAAGAAACCGTTAAAGACAggttaaagaaaagaatcagCGAGCAGCTTGAAGAGGCAACAGTGCATGATATATTATTGTATGATTTAGATATGGTGCAAAGCCTAGTGAAGGAGTTCAAGAACAGAGATCCGAAAACGCAAATGAAAGTATCCGTCGCAAAGCTCATTGACGGATACTTAGCTGAGAAATCAAGAGATCCTAATCTCCCTCTACAGAACTTCCTCTCTCTCGCTGAGACACTCTCTAGCTTCCCAAGACAGTCTCATGACGGGTTATATCGCGCCATAGACATGTTTCTCAAGGTAAGAAAACAAGATTCAAATACACTGTTTTTCATAATGATTTCTTGATTGACATTAGGTTTGATTTGGAAATTTCTTTTTCCAGGAACATTCGAGTATTAGCAAGAGCGAGAAGAAAAGAATATGCGGGTTAATGGATTGTAGGAAACTATCACCAGAAGCGTGTGAACATGCGGTGCAGAACGAACGTTTGCCAATGCGGGTGATTGTGCAAGTTCTCTTCTTTGAACAGATTAGAGCCAATGGTTCATCAACAGGATACAGCACTCCTGAGCTAACTACAACGACTCTAAACACTGAGGATGAGGAATGGGACCATGATAAAGAGTTTTAATCTAAGCATATTATTGTATCcttttctcatttgtttcttcAGAACTACGTCAAACTTTTTGAGTTTCCTTTGTTATCTGAATTGGAAACATTTTGGTCCTTGACCTTTGCAAATGGGTCAGGTAGTAATGGGCTTTGTGTCTGGCTTGAAGCTCTTCCATCTCAATTTATAATGAGACTGAAAtcggaaaagaaaatatatgtataatatatatatcatttatttgtAATCCAAGAAATACTGCAAAGTTTATACCAAAACCGAATCAAAAACAATCTAAACCCCATTAGTTTAATTGATCTGAAATCGAGCTTGAGccaaaaaccaaattgaataattttttttattataaaatcttagatttacatatttgtaaacatattctataatattaatcaaaacctatctctaattattaattatattttaaagttatgtttttactaaaccaaaccgaaatccaAATCAGTTAAATCAGATTGTCAATTCTAGGTGTTTGTACTTGGTACACTTGGAAAACGTTTTTAAATAATAGAGTTAATAGTAGGATAtaagtaattattatattaatggttaaatttatgatatggtcagaacaacaaaaaaaaattcagtgattcttctactttttatatTGTACTAAATTAATCACAACTAGTACTAAtataaagaatacaaaaaatcagaaaaacaaaatcataaacaaattCCCACACGAACAAGAGATtctcttataaaaatattacattataaaacaaaaatctactAACATCTTCTCAGCTTACCAAAAGTTAAAGACATCTTAATCTGatagaagaaatataattaatattcctttcctttaaatataaattaattttgtgaattttgagttataaaaattaaaattctctaGGGTCAACAAAAATAGATTCACCAGGTGGAGATTTAGTCCAATCACCAATAGAACCATCACTGTAATCTTCTCCAAGCCGTTTGATACACCACAAATCCTCTGCGCACGATAGCACTTTCCAATGTGGTATCCCTCGTCTGAGCGGTTCTCCTCCCGCTACTTCCGCCGCCACGACACCGCATCCTCCTTCTTTGGCCAGATTATGCGCGTGATTACACAGCACTTTCACCATTTTCTCCGCGCGTGGTCCTTCTCCGCCAATTCCGTACATAAAATGTAATCCAAACGGTTGGAAAACCGCGGGAATCGACGGAATTTTCAAAAACGGCAGCGTTTTATCAACTACTCGCGTCGTTTTAGCTAACACGCGCCTCAACTTTGACGCGCCGCGAACTTCTAACCGAAACGAATCGTTACAATTCCACACACTCAAAACGGCCCACGAATCGGGTGGATACTCCAAGAATTTAGCTGAACCGGGCCATGAGCCTAACCCGGATCCGTAACAACTGCCACGTGGAACAGCAACGAATGTTCCTAACGAGAGTTTGTTATTTAGAACCGAGTCAATGTCTCTCGGAAAAAACTCGGTTGTACTAAACCGGATTCGGTATAGCAACTCAGCATCAGTTGGATCAAGCTTGATTATAGTAACTCGACGAGAAATGTTAACCTTGTGCGCGTAAATCGGGTTAACCAAAATAGACGGTGTACGGAACTCGGAGTAACCACATTTTCCGGTGAAAAGGTTAACGGAAGCATGGTTGTCGTTTTCAGTTGCAAAATAAGAATACTCAGCGCCGTTTTGACGAAACCAATCTTCCATAGTATTCACGAGCTTAAACCCTATCCCTTGCCTcctgaaataattaaaaacgtGATTAGTCTAAGCACTAAGCCACTAATTACTCGTGATTTAGTGTAACGTTTTAATTACGTGAGATTGTAAAAACGTACCGGTGCGTAGGTGAAACGCGGAGGCCCAAAATGTAAGCAAGTTTAGTGTAAAGAGGTTTGGTAATAACGACATCGTTTTGAGACTTGTTATGAGTTAAATCAAGTCTTTTGGTGCTACCACATGTAACGGTTTTGATACATCCTCGTATCATTCCAACTAACTCTTTCTTCTCATCCGTACCAATCTCAGCCACCTGTTacaatttccaaatttttagataaatcgttctttttacatattaattaaaccaaaaaaataaaagataattaaactTTTGTGTTAGTTAGTTCATGTATTTGCTTCTTTATAAAGGAAAGAGGTACTTAATATAATCGAGTTTTGAGGCAAGAAGGTGAATGTTGTTTGTGTCCtgtcatttttaattaattaatttataaaaaaggcaaaaacaaaaaattaatcatttatttttgttgataacaaaaatcaagttgtttcatatttttgctTCGCCATTATAGAAAAACATATAAGAATTTTTGTTGAGTAAAGAATTGAAATTTAACTTTGAACTAGTATAGTAAACATGAGTTTATAACTTTTAGGAGTTTTGGAGTAAAGAAAGTTACCAGCATGAGGTAAGAAGGTGAATGTCGAACACGGCAAATTGGGTCACCTAAGAGATCAGTGAAGAGAGACAGTTTTCCTGTTGGGCCAACTTCGCACCGCCGCTCAACTTCTTCGACGGTGGCTAAGTCTTTACTAGGGTCGTATTCTCTAACCTCCACAACCACCGtcatatttctctgtttttttgtttgttatctcTTATAAATAAGAAGCAGaggatagagagagagtgaaaaagATGAAAGAACTGAGAACAATGTGTGAAGTGGTAGCGTAGGGTTTTTTATAGAGAGAGGAAAGAAGTGAGACTGATGCAATAAAAAAAGTCAGCAGAATTTTCCGAGGACATaggattttttatatttttattaagtgTATatggaattttaatatttgagaTATATGAACTTAggatttgggggaaaaaaaaaagaagaaagagaattttaatgagttttaaaagtttctgaaaatgacttttggtattattttcgactgctttttttatatgattatgaatagtaataatttgtaataaattcACTGGTTTTAGGCCGTTGAGAAATCTATAGAATACTAGTACTAGTTATATTTATCATTGGATAGAGTTAATAGGACCCAATATTAATTCCCTATCAATTATGCTCATTTCCCAATATTCATTTTTTGgaatatactttattttatttagtaggtgaagaaatatcaaaaacaaatgaaCGTGTCTAGAATAAAATGATATTGTGAGATCATgcacagaggaaaaaaaaaagaatttggaatGATCAGATTAGTatatcaaaacaatatattctaATGGAGGGTTGAGTTCATTATTCACTTATTCTTTTCCTCGAttaatagattattttttaaacaactgTTTGATTAtggaatttatatatatatatatatatatatatatattaacatatcAGAGAAGAACTCAATATGGaattagaataatattttagtaaaaataattagaaaagaGTGCTTTGTCGATGTTATGATGTGAGAATATTAATGGGGTGATTAAGACACGAGCATTTGATATCGAACTTGCTCAGAAAAGAGACGTGGAAAGTGTTTAGTGAGAAGTGGAAATGGCGGCTTatgacttctctctctctcttttcattttctcttttgttaatttcattTGTTCATAACTATTCGTTTTATTCATCTTGTTCATGAACGTATGTATGATTGTTACTATTACCTCTAATCATTTGCTCTGAATCCCACTTATGCACTTACTCATTACTGTTATTAACACGGCATCATAAACGAGCagttatattaagaaaataaatactatagcATTATCCAaaagttaactttttttgtgatcagaaaataactatatataaatcattattatttttaattgaaaatggtAATAtgattaaagttttttaaagaaTTGAGTGAGTACTCTATTGGATGATTTCgtttatcttaaaaaaattagtcGAATGGTAAAAACTCGACCAATCTTCTTCCTATAAAAAGACATGACCAtttgtataaataatatattcaaattctCGTTTGTATTATCATCTTTTGAAACGGACAAGAAAGGTTGcacaaaataaatacataaaaagaaaCGGACAAAAAACgtgaaaaaaaacttcatggcCCATAAATTAATAGTAGAGAATATGTATCGCGACAACATTTTAGTTGGCAATATAAAACAATTGATAGGTTCGACTCATTAAActagttgaaaaaaaattattcttttataaagGCAAAGTTAAGTCAGGCTACCTCCAATCACACAATTAATCATTTTTCTAACTCTTGGTAATATTCACCTCTTGAGAAATCGGATCAGAACGATGGAATTTGTAATCGAGAATTGTatcagcaaaaacaaaatcgaataaTGAATAATATCGTAGGAAAGTGCGTTTTGGGCATGACCCCCACTTGTTTCCATAACAATATAAGGGTGTGAATAGTAACTGCGGTTGGGGCGAACAAATCCATATGCGGACCAAACCGTCCTGTTTTAAGTATAGACAACAAACCGTAGCAGTCCAACtctatttgtaaagaaaaacgGTATGCAGTTGGTCCACTGCGGttttatttctaatttctgTAGACCGCACTAGTGTAAACTACACAtaatgaatggtaaataaaaagcggttTGATCTTTCCACCCTAACCGCTGCAATCATTCACACCCTAAGTCTTTTTAATCAAACTCCTTCTAAAAGTTCAATTAAATTAGCAAGTGGTGTGTCACTAAAACACCTAATTATTccgtcaaatttcaaaataagtaTGTCGCCATAATTAGTCAATTGATGTATATCATATATGCTTATAGACATAAACCATTTGGAATTGATTATATCTTATCTGTCTATTCATGGGATCAAGCATTATTTTTTCTCCCAAAGGATTTGTCTAATCGTAGATATGGTGTTGATGAGGATTctacttctttttataataaattaataataataataagatatcaTTTTACGTATATCCTAATATCCATCTCATGTTAGTTACTGTGACCTTTGTATAATATTTCTGATCGTTATTCTCCCATTCCCATAtcatatagaaattttaaacaaaatccgAATATCAACAATCTCCATTTAAAATGAAGATGTATTAAACCTgttttttggacaaaagaaaatgtattaatcaaacacacaaaaatgtcTATTTAAGCAGGGGTTGAGACTTGATCAggtatacaaaagaaaaaaaaattggaatctCTAATCCAAAATATTTCTATCTGCTTCTCTCCCTCAAGTTATCCAAAAATCCACCCAAACCCTTAGTTTTGTCTCTTTAACTTCCAAAAATCCACCCAAACCCTTAGTTTTGTCTCTTTAACTTCCACGAATTGAACCTTTGTGCGGCAGCGGTTCCATGACTGTTCCACGGGTGAAGTAAGAACGTGCAAGTATCTataaattattcataaatttgtgAAATATCGACATAAATTAGTATTTCAGCTAGAAAATAGTAGGtttttagtataatttataaattaatatggatTTCAACATGAGATTTTCtccaaattatttaatataatgaaatttttaCATCTATACAATCTTGAGGATTTAATCATGATGCATATATGAAAAGTATTTTTGATATCagaatattaaaatttacaataaccGCGTTCATTATTGCTTTCGAGTATGTATTTCTATTTAACcaagaaaatttggaaattaCAATGTTTTCTTCCTTTCAAAATAATTGTCGTTATAAGtgttttatcttatatatatcacatattAATTCCATGTATGGTAATATGTATGCTATATAATTTCATCTTATCAAGAGTATAATTTCCTTTAGAAAATATAACCATCCCAATTAtcttttataaatgaaaatgatgTTAATGACAAAAGCGCATACGTCATTTGGATTCACAATAAACAAACGAAAGACGAAGATGTGCGCTCAGCCAAATATAGCGATGCGTAGTTTAGACACCGCTTCTCATCTTACCTTATTTTGTTCCCCACCTTTACATTTGTGCATGTATACAAGTTACAAGATTTCAAAAGTAttttttctggtttggttttggctttttgaagtataaactaaactaaaatgTTGTTTCGATCtgaaaataaagttttgtaatTAAGTTTAGACTGAACTAAGTCGGTTTAACGGCATAATAGACTTTCATATATATGCAGATGTAAAGATATAGCTATATCCTTCGTAGGCTTgctttttataaaatcaatgaGATTAACATgtactaaattaataaattttgtatataagatGAGGAgtacataatttatatatatatatatatatataaactaaaatcttGTTTCGATCTTCAAACTAAGTTTCTTAATTCAGTTTAGATGACTGAACTGAGTCGGTTTAACAGAATAATACactctcatatatatattgtaatataaAGATTGATATATCATTCGTGGTTGGATTGCCTAATATAAAATCAATGAGATTAAGATATCCTTAACTAAGATTTTGTTATACGATGAGGAGTACTACATAATATAAACCATGGACCACACAGCGAATGACGCAAAATGTCGAGTGATTAGCAGACAGATTAGTGTTTTCCGGtcaaatttgtaaaaattcaaaCATACGTTTCATGTACTGTTATGATTCTTATTATATGTACCTATGACCAACTGTAACGAATATAAAACATACGAATTCCACGACGAATTCCTCGAGAACATCATTGAAAATTTGGAACGATCTTGATCTAGATGACTATCTCTATCCAATCTCTTTGTgtgataatattttttgatgatCCGTACGCACTACGTAGGGCCGGTGCAGTACATTCTCGCGTTCCCATATGTCTTCAATAATAGGTTATATAATTACTACTACTCACGTCGTCAAATTGCAAAGTTCAAGACTCATAATTGTTATCCGCATTTTCTTACATGAGCTAATGACGATTACTaaaccgtaaaaaaaaaagtaaatgaaagTTGCCCCCACAACACCATAACTAGACTTTTaacgaatcttttttttttgggcttatCTAGTTAACTAATGTTAACTAGTGTATATGATGGAGAAGACGACTATGTTTGAAAACGAGGGCTTGACGAAATAGGTAGGTTAAGAGCAATCGATGGCACAAAAGAGAACGACATGCATCTACAACAAATTGTTATtgtgacatttttaaaaagatgtaaTACTGGAAAGAATTTTCTCAAGAATCTCAATATACATTCGTATTAATAAAAGGTATAGGTATTTTTTACAACAAAGTCTACCTGGTCTGATATTTCAACAATGAGTTCTTTAAAAGTTGACCATATATTAAAGAATTTTGacaagaaattattattatccCAACACTTTGATTATATACACGAAAGTAATACAGTGCATTTAAACGACATCCTCCTACATTCTATAtcagaaacaaacagatcagtAGAAGTGTGAATTCAAGAAATTATATGTTGCTTATGTTTACGACACAAGAATCTTTACGAGATCaacttatatattataagaCTAAGATCATCGATCGAGACTCTCTATATATAAGCCATGTGATCACTATTGCTTACAAAACCTATTACAATTGACTTATTTATGTAATTAGCCTGTAAACCCTAATATTTGTTACCTTAATTTATTCAGTACATCATAACGAGGAGGAGGCCAAGACCAGTCAAGCCACGAGCCAAAGTTTATAGTTATACTACTACTCCTTAATCACAAGATGACTCGCGGAAATGACTCAAATGCCCCTATTATGTCACTTAGTTGTGTGAAAAGTGAGGTCCAGCTGTGAATGTTGGAGGGGGACAAAGCGGCGAGGAGGAGAGACAAAATCGTGTTGTCGTGTGGGAGAAACGTAACGAGATTACTTGCTAAGGTTATGTCCAATTAAACAATGTAGTGGGTTTGGGTTTTGGTCGAGTAACTACGTACTATACATG is a genomic window containing:
- the LOC104751940 gene encoding BTB/POZ domain-containing protein NPY4, giving the protein MKFMKLGTKPDSFQSKGDNVRYVTTELETEIIVIVGNVKFYLHKFPLLSKSGFLQKLIATSKNEEKEKNQINEIDISEIPGGSVAFEICVKFCYGIMVTLNAYNVVAARCAAEFLEMNETFEKSNLVYKIDVFLNSTIFRSWKDSIIVLQTTKDLLSNYLDELVKRCLNSIASTASTDTSKVKWSYSYNRKKKLEKVGKPEDQAVPKDWWVEDLCELHIDLYKQAIEAIKNRGKVPNNVIGEALHAYARRRISGFSKGLVQTIDRSLTDIIIELIPDEKGSLSSSFLTKLHRASMFLGCEETVKDRLKKRISEQLEEATVHDILLYDLDMVQSLVKEFKNRDPKTQMKVSVAKLIDGYLAEKSRDPNLPLQNFLSLAETLSSFPRQSHDGLYRAIDMFLKEHSSISKSEKKRICGLMDCRKLSPEACEHAVQNERLPMRVIVQVLFFEQIRANGSSTGYSTPELTTTTLNTEDEEWDHDKEF
- the LOC104751941 gene encoding probable N-acetyltransferase HLS1-like; translation: MTVVVEVREYDPSKDLATVEEVERRCEVGPTGKLSLFTDLLGDPICRVRHSPSYLMLVAEIGTDEKKELVGMIRGCIKTVTCGSTKRLDLTHNKSQNDVVITKPLYTKLAYILGLRVSPTHRRQGIGFKLVNTMEDWFRQNGAEYSYFATENDNHASVNLFTGKCGYSEFRTPSILVNPIYAHKVNISRRVTIIKLDPTDAELLYRIRFSTTEFFPRDIDSVLNNKLSLGTFVAVPRGSCYGSGLGSWPGSAKFLEYPPDSWAVLSVWNCNDSFRLEVRGASKLRRVLAKTTRVVDKTLPFLKIPSIPAVFQPFGLHFMYGIGGEGPRAEKMVKVLCNHAHNLAKEGGCGVVAAEVAGGEPLRRGIPHWKVLSCAEDLWCIKRLGEDYSDGSIGDWTKSPPGESIFVDPREF